TCGTGCTCGCCAAGCGGCTGGCGACACTGGACCGGCTCTCCGGCGGACGCACCCGGATCTGCCTCGGGCTGGGCTGGATGCGCGAGGAGATCGAGGCGTGCGGCGGTGATTTCGACCGGCGCGGCGCGATTGCGGACGAGGCTATCGAGCTGATGCGCACGTTGTGGCGTGGCACCGAACCGAACGGGACGTCGTTTCACGGCGCGACATACGCGATCGACGGCGCGCACAGTTGGCCGAAACCGGTCCGGCCCGAGGGCGTGCCGCTGTACATCGGCGGGCACAGCAAGGCGGCCGCGCGCCGTGCCGGGCGGCTCGGCGACGGCTTCCAGCCGCTCGGACTGGCCGGCGACGAACTGAGCGCCGCGATCGAGACGATGCGCTCGGCCGCGCGCGAGGCCGGGCGCGATCCGGCCGAGCTGGGCCTCGTGCTCGGCGGGACGCTGGGCCGGGCCGACGCCGCGCACGTCGAGTGGGCGCGCGCGCTGGGCGCCACCACTGTGCTGCTTTCGCCGTCACGTGGCGCGAACTCGCTGGAGGACCTGATCGAGCAACTGACCGGGTGCGCGGCGCGACTGGGCCTGTCGGCATGAGCCGCCGCTACCTGCAGCCGCCGCCCGAGCCCGAACTGCCGAGCAGCCTGCCCCGCAGCGCCGACGCCCCGCTGCTCGGCGGTCGCGTCGCGGTCGTCAGCGGTGCCGCGCGAGGCATCGGCGCCGGCATCGCGCGCGCACTCGGCTATCACGGCGCCACGCTCGTCCTGGTCGACACCGACGAAGCGGCGCTCGCCGCGACCGCTGCCGGCATCGCCGCGTTCGGGGTGTCGCCGGCCGCCATCGTCGCGGACGTGACGGCTTCGGGTACGCCGGGGCTCGTGTGCACGGCCGCCGACGACCTCGGCGGCGCGGACATCCTGGTGAACAACGTCGGTGACTTCCGTCCGGACGGGCCCTTCCTGGACAGCACGCCGGACGGCTGGGGCCGGATGTTCGCCCTCAACCTCGGGCACGTGCTGGCGATGACGCACGCGCTGCTGCCGGGCATGGTCGAGCGCGGTGGGGGCAACGTCCTGAACGTGTCCTCGGTCGAAGGTCTGCGTGGGATCCCCGGCAATGCCGTCTACGGCGCGATGAAGGCCGCGGTCATCAGCTTCACCGCGAGCCTGGCCGCCGAGGTCGGCCAGCACGGGGTACGGGTGAACGCGCTGGCGCCGGACTTCACCGACACGCCGCAGACGCCGATGTGGGCCAGCACCGACGAGCGGTATTCCGACCACGTGGGCAAGTGGGTGCCCGCCGGCCGGTTCGGTCATCCACGTGATCACGGCGACGCCGCGGTGTTCCTGGTGTCCGACCAGTCGGCGTTCGTCACGGGCAGCACGCTGCGGGTCGACGGTGGCACGCTCGCCGCGCCGGGCTGGTTCCGCCGCGACGCGAAGAGGTTCACCAACCTGCCGCGTCCGCTGGGCTGAAGGAGGAGCTGATGGGTGGTTGCTACAGCATCGACGGGGTGCTGCCGGTCGTACACCCGAGCGCCTTCGTGCACCCGGACGCGGTGCTGATCGGCGCTGTGCGGGTCGGTCCGCGCTGCTACGTAGGCCCGCTCGCGTCGCTGCGCGGGGACATGGGGCAGATCGAACTGCAGGACGGCAGCAACGTGCAGGACGGTTGCGTGCTGCACTGCTTCCCCGGGCGCGAGACGGTGGTCGAGCCAGACGGGCATATCGGCCATGGCGCGGTGCTGCACGGCTGTCGGGTGGGCCGCGGGGCGTTGATCGGGATCAACGCCGTGCTGCTCGACGGTGTGGTGGTGGGCGCGACCGCGTTCGTCGGTGCGCACAGCTTCGTCAAGTCCGGGTTCGAGGTCCCCGCCGGCTGGCTGGCCGCGGGAAGCCCGGCGACGGTGCAGCGCGTGCTCACCGACGAGGAGAAGCGGTGGAAGGCGAACGGCACCGCGGTGTACCAGGAACTCGCGGTCCGCTCGCTCGCGACGATGCAGCGTGTCGACCCGCTGCCGGAGCCGCCGGTCGGGCGACCGGCGCTCGCCGTCGGCGCCGAGCGAGCCCGCCCATTGTCGGAGTTTCGCGCCGCCGCGACGCGCGAGCGCCACTGATCGCCAGAATTCCGGTGGCTGGTGGCGAACATTCACGACACGCAGCGCGACCGACCGCGCACTGCCGCGCGACTTTCTCGGGCATGCAGGAACAGATGCGTCAAGATCAGAAGGGTGGCGGTTCGTCGTTGGGGTCCGGTTCCGTTGCCACCGGTGGTGGTGGTTCGGGGACGGGGAGTTCGGGTGGCCGGTAGCGGTAGTGGTGTCTGGTGGCGGTGGTCCAGTGGTAGGTGCCGTCGGGGGTTCGGGTGAGGGTCCAGCCGGCGTGATGCTTCAGGTCGTGGTGCCGTTTGCAGAGCGGTTCGAGGTTGACTGCGCTGGTCGCGCCGTCCGGCCATGGGAGCCGGTGATCGAGTTCGCAGGTGTGGGCGCGGCGTCGGCAGCCGGGCATGATGCAGTGTTGGTCGCGGGTGATGACGTGTCGGGCGATCGTCACGGTGGGTTGGTAGGTGGCGGTGGTGAGGCTGTTGTCGATCACCGGCCCGGTGGGCACTGTGGATGCTGCGGGTGCGTGCGGGCAGGTGGTGTCGAGGAGTCGGCCGGTGCTGTCGACGGGCCAGTAGAACCGCTTGGCGCCGGGTTGGGTGGCGACGCGTCGGGCGATGTCGGCGGGGATGGGTTCGCCGTTCAGGTGGCCGGGTTGGTTGTCGGCACCGGTGAGGGTGCTGGCGGCGAGGGTGATGTTCACCGTCGGCCTGAGTCCGTGCTGGGCGGGTAGTCCGGGCATGGCCAGGGCTGCCGTGCAGATCTCCACGAGTGCGTCGGCGCGGCGTTGGTCGGCGGTGCGCTGGTCTTCCCGGCTGGTTCGCGTGCCCCAGGTGGTGACGGCGGTCCAGACGGTTTCGATGCCGTCGGCCGGGGCGAACAGGGTCAGCCACCCCATCCCGTCCTCCACCTGCTGTTTGCGCACGTGGCGTTGCGCGGCCGCCTGGCGGTGTTTCTCGTTCTGGGTCTTCGCGTCGTGCCTGGCGATGGCGCGGCGCACGGAGGCGCGGAACTCACCGGGTGTCTGACCGGGCGCCCGCTTCAGGACCTGTGCCTGGACTTTCGCGACCACCGGATCGGGCAGGTCGATGGTGGCGGTGGCCAGGATGCGGGCGTGCACCGCGGACAGGTGCCCGGCACGCAGCAGGTCGAACGTG
This genomic stretch from Jatrophihabitans cynanchi harbors:
- a CDS encoding LLM class F420-dependent oxidoreductase translates to MEFAVLLPPELGHTAEPEWAGEFAIQAERLGFDEISVVEHSVVIDSTTSRYPYSPTGRSPLPDDCPLPDPLELLAFLAGRTTRLGLATGVLVLPNHHPVVLAKRLATLDRLSGGRTRICLGLGWMREEIEACGGDFDRRGAIADEAIELMRTLWRGTEPNGTSFHGATYAIDGAHSWPKPVRPEGVPLYIGGHSKAAARRAGRLGDGFQPLGLAGDELSAAIETMRSAAREAGRDPAELGLVLGGTLGRADAAHVEWARALGATTVLLSPSRGANSLEDLIEQLTGCAARLGLSA
- a CDS encoding SDR family NAD(P)-dependent oxidoreductase, yielding MSRRYLQPPPEPELPSSLPRSADAPLLGGRVAVVSGAARGIGAGIARALGYHGATLVLVDTDEAALAATAAGIAAFGVSPAAIVADVTASGTPGLVCTAADDLGGADILVNNVGDFRPDGPFLDSTPDGWGRMFALNLGHVLAMTHALLPGMVERGGGNVLNVSSVEGLRGIPGNAVYGAMKAAVISFTASLAAEVGQHGVRVNALAPDFTDTPQTPMWASTDERYSDHVGKWVPAGRFGHPRDHGDAAVFLVSDQSAFVTGSTLRVDGGTLAAPGWFRRDAKRFTNLPRPLG
- a CDS encoding HNH endonuclease signature motif containing protein — translated: MGESDQIIVDGITVDLVDPAQCTPLPTASDVLHRPDQVACAATVLTPSGAVLTAVESLLPGRLSDTGLIDALQACDRLRALVDAKQSELLAELARRDPDGEQFLRDEAALALHLAPATSQDRLDCAAELTSRLWDTFDLLRAGHLSAVHARILATATIDLPDPVVAKVQAQVLKRAPGQTPGEFRASVRRAIARHDAKTQNEKHRQAAAQRHVRKQQVEDGMGWLTLFAPADGIETVWTAVTTWGTRTSREDQRTADQRRADALVEICTAALAMPGLPAQHGLRPTVNITLAASTLTGADNQPGHLNGEPIPADIARRVATQPGAKRFYWPVDSTGRLLDTTCPHAPAASTVPTGPVIDNSLTTATYQPTVTIARHVITRDQHCIMPGCRRRAHTCELDHRLPWPDGATSAVNLEPLCKRHHDLKHHAGWTLTRTPDGTYHWTTATRHHYRYRPPELPVPEPPPPVATEPDPNDEPPPF